A genomic region of Alkalispirillum mobile contains the following coding sequences:
- a CDS encoding methyl-accepting chemotaxis protein, translating to MRDNGPVTQRPIHLSDQDRIFSVTTHKGVTNYANDDFVRISQFTREELEGEAANRVRHPDMPRSVFREVWQKLSAGGAWVGVVKNRAKNGDHYWVNAYMMAVEDEDGQVTECQSVRFKPDAAAIDRAERVYARMRSQERSGNGFVDYRSAVRCRWPLSRRLPSVLGLIAAPTLAVLLHLANWHPLGVAVAGLAAITTVGASYLVTRPVDTLASHARRIIDDPVQEYIETGRCDEIGAIDMAIRTLENERRAVAERLASDTRSIRQGSTQANAALDQASQIVNRQSDEVTQVATAMNQMTVSAQEIARLADEARSTAAQTDTSVAEGSEQVVAATQALTELTGAMETVGEQVRGLHEQFSEITEASQLIENIAKQTQLLALNASIEAARAGEQGKGFAVVAEEVQALAQQVNQSSHRIRERTIELGTTIDTMAREMDQRQRSARAHAQQAERAAGSIDNMRAASGAIESMSNQVASAAEEQTQVAQEIDATLVRIAEMAQDSSDAVETSTREAAQVAERAGQVTRIAARMAG from the coding sequence ATGCGTGACAACGGCCCAGTAACCCAGCGCCCGATCCACCTAAGCGACCAGGACCGTATTTTCTCCGTCACCACCCACAAGGGGGTGACCAATTACGCCAACGACGATTTCGTTCGCATTAGCCAGTTCACCCGGGAGGAACTGGAGGGCGAGGCGGCCAATCGCGTCCGTCACCCGGACATGCCCCGATCTGTCTTCCGCGAGGTCTGGCAAAAGCTGTCGGCCGGAGGCGCCTGGGTGGGCGTGGTGAAGAACCGCGCAAAGAACGGGGACCATTACTGGGTCAATGCCTACATGATGGCCGTCGAGGATGAAGACGGGCAGGTCACCGAATGCCAGTCGGTTCGCTTCAAACCGGACGCTGCAGCCATCGACCGGGCAGAGAGAGTCTACGCCCGGATGCGCTCTCAAGAGCGGAGCGGCAACGGCTTTGTCGACTACCGCAGCGCCGTCAGGTGCCGGTGGCCCCTCTCTCGACGGCTACCCTCTGTGCTGGGCCTTATCGCTGCGCCCACCCTCGCAGTGCTGCTCCACCTAGCGAACTGGCATCCTCTGGGCGTAGCGGTTGCTGGGCTTGCCGCTATCACGACGGTAGGAGCCAGCTATCTGGTTACACGCCCGGTGGACACCCTAGCCAGCCACGCCCGCCGCATCATTGACGACCCCGTCCAGGAATACATTGAGACGGGTCGCTGCGATGAAATAGGCGCTATCGACATGGCTATCCGGACACTGGAGAACGAACGTCGGGCCGTGGCCGAACGCTTGGCATCAGATACCCGCAGTATTCGCCAAGGCAGCACGCAAGCGAATGCGGCATTGGACCAGGCGAGCCAGATAGTCAATCGGCAAAGCGATGAGGTCACCCAGGTGGCCACGGCCATGAACCAAATGACCGTCAGTGCCCAAGAGATCGCCCGCCTGGCCGATGAGGCCCGCAGCACGGCTGCCCAAACCGACACCTCTGTCGCCGAAGGCAGCGAGCAAGTGGTTGCGGCCACCCAGGCACTCACCGAACTGACCGGGGCGATGGAAACAGTCGGCGAACAAGTGCGGGGCCTGCATGAGCAGTTCTCTGAGATCACTGAGGCCAGCCAACTGATCGAGAATATTGCCAAACAAACCCAACTCCTGGCACTGAACGCCTCGATTGAGGCGGCACGGGCCGGCGAACAGGGCAAGGGGTTCGCTGTGGTGGCCGAAGAAGTACAAGCCCTGGCCCAGCAGGTGAACCAATCGTCCCATCGGATCCGCGAACGGACGATCGAATTGGGCACCACCATAGACACCATGGCTCGGGAGATGGACCAGCGTCAGCGCAGCGCTCGGGCCCATGCCCAACAAGCAGAACGCGCCGCCGGGTCCATTGACAACATGCGTGCCGCTAGCGGCGCGATTGAGTCTATGAGCAACCAGGTTGCCAGTGCGGCGGAGGAGCAGACCCAGGTCGCTCAGGAAATCGATGCGACCTTGGTGCGGATCGCGGAAATGGCCCAGGACTCCAGCGACGCAGTGGAGACGTCGACGAGAGAGGCCGCACAGGTCGCGGAGAGAGCCGGCCAGGTCACGCGCATCGCGGCCCGCATGGCCGGGTAA
- a CDS encoding FMN-dependent NADH-azoreductase, which translates to MKTLLLVQSSARSEGSRTREMAEILTAQWRARGSHCQIQVVDLADAPPPHVDAATIRHFFGLAGPDEPTTASLELSEAWVEQLLQADALAFAVPMYNFSLPSTLKAWLDHVIRPRRTFVKVADGQLEGLAGPKPALVMSASGGLFADTSLDHLRPYLKTALGFIGIDSPQFVDWEGTARADVDPEVRRRQVVAQLHDWVQAC; encoded by the coding sequence GTGAAGACACTGTTACTCGTGCAATCCAGTGCCCGCAGCGAGGGCTCTCGCACCCGCGAGATGGCTGAGATACTGACCGCCCAATGGCGGGCTCGGGGCAGTCACTGCCAGATACAGGTCGTGGACCTGGCCGATGCACCCCCACCCCATGTGGACGCCGCGACCATTCGCCATTTCTTCGGACTTGCCGGACCGGACGAACCAACCACGGCCAGCCTGGAGTTGTCCGAAGCCTGGGTCGAGCAATTACTACAGGCGGATGCCCTCGCCTTTGCCGTGCCGATGTATAATTTTTCGCTGCCCTCGACCCTGAAGGCGTGGCTGGATCACGTCATTCGACCGCGGCGCACCTTCGTAAAGGTGGCCGACGGCCAGTTGGAAGGGCTCGCCGGTCCCAAACCGGCGCTGGTCATGAGTGCCAGTGGGGGCCTGTTCGCCGACACGTCACTGGACCACCTGCGTCCTTATCTCAAAACAGCATTGGGCTTTATCGGCATTGACTCCCCCCAATTTGTCGACTGGGAGGGTACTGCTCGCGCTGATGTAGACCCGGAAGTGAGACGTCGCCAGGTCGTTGCCCAATTGCACGACTGGGTCCAGGCGTGTTGA